The proteins below come from a single Lepeophtheirus salmonis chromosome 4, UVic_Lsal_1.4, whole genome shotgun sequence genomic window:
- the LOC121115660 gene encoding metabotropic glutamate receptor 3 → MRGFHSLLWMFVLIWPANCQRFFRRSHQFDLNHHTLRRNGGANIGVIVNLHHQGDDESSNGYCGVINIDSVQQVLAAHWAIDVINNQSSSQDIDIGIQFHDTCSTEELMEKHLYRVISSSHLGSDSKPPLLGMIGIGDSSSLFQTGGALSAFNIPLVTVGDKYPRRKPTGELQTKSVDDNVLTTAPDAAGQSKALANVVFNLEIESLILISSNPRAVHTFLAEAKRLDIRVSNVYEFSSMDFSPSKISEFLAEKVPVNTTTTVVLIVEAGEAVGLAESLRHFEEIKGSIRWLVGSIGLDLRHISSWKIVFDGGIFIEPHMPELVEFKEYFIKSLQNKDHQLSRVLQEYKEEMFSCDASNLALNLMPCDSVTPQDIHLHFQQDPRVSFVVKAVSAFSAAFKLTMINRCSNTFLDARDECVSSVLQKSDLHKDILDNLKKLSFTSKKSKNNDEETEHYFSSNGHLVANKQLIFAIHEQKKSMTPIGWYSEAGGLHIDPNYVSPTILKKYEDKIDRSPYARAITDIDRTETPPSLSIDKSLNESIRSQNEDGKSNIMLSYTSFLGRTWSLAVLSAGSIGICIALWMLIYVTIKIFDRTLNGNQTMGILLLISVVGLFLSVAPWLIPPDPTNCYARHIFHPIFAVICFGILLVKSMQLRSLINVGHGGSIPQVNQILSLIFMVAVQIVITVEWYMSLDSPMDVVLEEEYPVCSNVSKKRFLLLHLYPCILLILAFLYGVSVIKIRHNYNEGKWITCATVFIIPVFAVWAIVYYFAPVEFQDPSVGISVTTIAVILLVSIFVPKMNTINKKSSVFRKLKRSGSDTTVYTAFSGDYLHPPEAPGIRKIPIVASSSSGSPILKTTSVPQRPFYPPPHMKAPHYMYHHHHHHHHGHHRHHHNHPPYRRISHPYPQRPSRIRFNGLNYVNTSSSGSSSRMASSYRDWKQHQHYHRHHDPHPREMCIHEDPPLIKDMTQSEEEEEDAASSGETRVVGNEVTIIEGEPSRILDTSGSLKKFTAANTQANSGTKNAHFVETINNKNTRFSNNIPSNGILQNNKPSLKVQTQRPLPHPHPNHIYHHHHHNGRSRHYIHDHPHNHHNHRSHSPTDGMILTPSGLYHY, encoded by the exons GAGTAATTGTCAACTTGCACCATCAAGGAGACGATGAATCATCCAATGGATATTGTGGAGTTATCAATATTGACTCTGTACAGCAAGTACTTGCTGCCCATTGGGCcattgacgtcatcaataacCAATCCTCCTCACAGGACATTGATATCG GAATACAATTTCATGATACATGCTCCACTGAGGAACTCATGGAAAAACACCTCTATCGAGTCATTAGCTCCTCACATCTTGGATCTGATAGCAAGCCGCCTCTTCTAG GGATGATTGGTATTGGAGATTCATCGTCACTCTTTCAAACTGGAGGTGCTCTAAGTGCCTTTAACATACCTCTTGTAACTGTAGGTGATAAATACCCACGTAGAAAGCCAACAGGAGAACTTCAAACTAAATCAGTCGATGATAATGTCCTCACAACGGCCCCAGATGCTGCTGGTCAATCTAAGGCTCTTGCCAATGTcgtatttaatttagaaattgaGTCTCTTATTCTCATTTCTTCAAATCCAAGAGCCGTGCATACATTTTTGGCTGAGGCCAAGAGACTGGATATTCGGGTTTCAAATGTGTATGAATTCTCCTCCATGGACTTTTCTCCCAGTAAAATATCTGAGTTTTTGGCCGAAAAAGTACCGGTTAACACGACGACCACCGTGGTATTAATAGTGGAAGCTGGGGAAGCTGTTGGGCTAGCAGAAAGTCTTCGTCATTTCGAGGAAATTAAAGGAAGTATACGTTGGTTGGTGGGATCCATTGGATTAGATTTAAGGCATATTTCATCttggaaaattgtttttgacgGAGGCATCTTTATTGAGCCACATATGCCTGAACTAGTGGAattcaaagaatatttcatCAAGTCCTTACAG AACAAAGATCATCAACTATCTCGAGTTCTTCAGGAGTACAAAGAAGAAATGTTTAGTTGTGACGCCTCAAATCTTGCATTGAATCTGATGCCCTGTGATTCAGTTACGCCTCAAGACATTCATCTTCATTTTCAGCAAGATCCAAGGGTATCCTTTGTCGTGAAAGCTGTGTCTGCCTTCAGTGCTGCCTTTAAACTCACTATGATTAATAGATGTTCCAATACCTTCCTGGATGCTCGGGATGAGTGTGTCAGTAGTGTTTTGCAAAAATCTGATCTCCATAAGGACATAttagataatttgaaaaaactcTCTTTCACTTCaaagaaatccaaaaacaaTGATGAAGAAACAGAGCATTATTTCTCAAGTAATGGACATCTCGTAGCAAATAAGCAGCTCATTTTTGCAATCCATGAACAGAAAAAGTCAATGACCCCA attggATGGTACTCTGAGGCTGGAGGGCTTCACATCGACCCCAATTATGTTTCTCCAaccattcttaaaaaatatgaagataaaaTTGATCGATCTCCCTATGCTAGAGCTATCACCGACATCGATAGAACTGAAACTCCACCTTCACTCTCAATTGATAAAAGTCTGAATGAGTCCATACGATCACAGAATGAAGATGGGAAATCCAACATTATGCTCAGCTACACATCTTTTTTAGGTAGAACATGGTCACTTGCAGTTCTTTCTGCAGGGTCCATTGGTATCTGCATTGCTCTATGGATGCTCATCTATGTGACCATCAAAATTTTCGATCGAACCCTCAATGGGAATCAAACTATGGGGATTCTTCTATTAATTAGTGTTGTCGGACTCTTTTTATCCGTGGCTCCTTGGCTCATTCCTCCTGATCCTACAAATTGCTATGCTCGACACATATTTCATCCTATTTTTGCAGTGATTTGTTTTGGTATACTTTTGGTGAAGTCCATGCAGCTCCGGTCGCTTATCAATGTGGGTCACGGAGGTTCCATTCCGCAAGTGAATCAAATTTTATCCCTAATATTCATGGTAGCTGTGCAAATAGTGATCACTGTGGAATGGTACATGTCTCTGGACAGTCCAATGGATGTTGTTCTGGAGGAGGAATATCCTGTCTGCTCAAACGTAAGCAAAAAACGCTTTCTTCTACTTCATTTATATCCTTGTATTCTCCTCATCCTGGCATTTCTTTATGGTGTCTCTGTTATCAAAATCCGCCATAATTATAATGAGGGAAAGTGGATTACCTGTGCTACCGTGTTTATTATTCCTGTGTTTGCTGTTTGGGCCATAGTGTACTATTTTGCACCTGTAGAGTTTCAGGATCCAAGTGTGGGGATCTCAGTGACAACCATTGCAGTCATCCTACTTGTATCCATATTTGTGCCAAAGATGAAcaccatcaataaaaaaagcagcgtttttagaaaattaaaaagatctgGATCGGACACGACTGTTTACACGGCATTCAGTGGGGACTATCTTCATCCTCCAGAGGCACCAGGAATTCGCAAAATTCCCATCGTCGCCTCAAGCAGTAGTGGAAGTCCCATCCTTAAAACGACATCTGTTCCTCAACGTCCTTTCTATCCTCCACCACATATGAAAGCCCCTCATTACATGTACcaccatcatcatcatcatcatcatggCCATCATCGACATCACCATAACCATCCCCCCTACCGGCGCATTAGTCATCCCTATCCTCAAAGACCTTCTAGAATCCGTTTTAATGGACTCAATTATGTGAACACAAGCAGTTCTGGCTCGTCATCACGAATGGCTTCTTCGTATCGCGACTGGAAGCAGCATCAGCACTATCATCGTCATCATGACCCTCACCCTCGTGAAATGTGTATTCATGAGGATCCTCCTTTGATAAAAGACATGACCCAgagtgaagaagaagaagaggatgcTGCATCCTCGGGGGAGACTCGCGTTGTAGGTAATGAGGTGACTATTATTGAGGGCGAGCCCTCAAGAATCTTAGACACCAGTggaagtttgaaaaaatttacagctgCCAATACTCAGGCCAATAGTGGCACTAAAAATGCACATTTTGTagaaactataaataataaaaacactagATTCAGTAATAATATCCCAAGTAATGGGatccttcaaaataataaaccatCTCTAAAGGTACAGACTCAGCGGCCTCTACCCCATCCTCATCCCAATCACATTTACCATCATCATCACCATAATGGTAGGTCACGCCATTACATACACGATCATCCTCATAACCATCACAACCATCGTAGTCATAGTCCAACAGATGGAATGATCCTTACGCCTTCTGGTCTCTACCATTATTGA